In one window of Rhodanobacter sp. FDAARGOS 1247 DNA:
- the rlmE gene encoding 23S rRNA (uridine(2552)-2'-O)-methyltransferase RlmE → MARSKSSAVWLREHFNDEYVKKAQAEGLRSRAVYKLEELLERDRLLKPGINVVDLGAAPGSWSQLVRNRLGDSGKVFALDILPMQSIAGVDFLQGDFREESVLKELESRLDGLKVDLVLCDMAPNMSGVALADQIRAMALCELALDFSREWLKPGGSFLIKLFQGVGFDDYLRSLRADFSRVTMRKPKASRARSREVYALATGRKPAAASPGENRA, encoded by the coding sequence ATGGCCCGCAGCAAAAGCAGTGCAGTATGGCTGCGCGAACATTTCAACGACGAATACGTGAAAAAGGCCCAGGCCGAAGGCCTGCGCTCGCGTGCCGTCTACAAGCTGGAGGAGCTGCTCGAACGCGACCGGCTGCTCAAGCCGGGCATCAACGTGGTCGACCTCGGTGCGGCGCCGGGCAGCTGGTCCCAGCTGGTGCGCAACCGGCTGGGGGACAGCGGCAAGGTTTTCGCCCTGGACATCCTGCCGATGCAAAGCATCGCCGGGGTGGACTTCCTGCAGGGCGACTTCCGCGAGGAAAGCGTGTTGAAGGAGCTGGAGTCGCGCCTGGATGGCCTCAAGGTCGATCTTGTACTGTGCGACATGGCCCCCAATATGAGTGGAGTGGCCCTGGCCGACCAGATCCGCGCGATGGCGTTGTGCGAACTGGCGCTCGACTTCAGCCGGGAATGGCTGAAGCCGGGCGGATCGTTCCTGATCAAGTTGTTCCAGGGTGTCGGCTTTGACGATTACTTGCGCAGCTTGCGCGCGGACTTCAGCCGCGTGACGATGCGTAAACCTAAGGCCTCCCGCGCACGTTCGCGTGAGGTATATGCGCTGGCGACGGGCCGCAAGCCCGCCGCGGCGTCACCGGGCGAGAACCGTGCATGA